DNA sequence from the Liolophura sinensis isolate JHLJ2023 chromosome 1, CUHK_Ljap_v2, whole genome shotgun sequence genome:
ATGTGGTATGGAGTTGGGGGTGGTGTGGATGCGTAAAAACTAGATTGTCAAAGAAATCAGGGGATTGCGATAACCTTTTATCGACTAAAATTTATCGTCGTCGGCTACAATATATATTGCACTGTAAACTCAAACAGATTCAGACATTAAATGTTGGCTTCTAACATGTGACCTGTCTCTCCATATAATGCTTCTCGGCCGGCGCACATGACATTATGACAGTAAAATGACTAAGTACCGGTAAGACGTGCGTCAGATGTGGGGTAGTACTTTTATCGCTGTATTTCACAGCTGCCATGTGTGTACGGTATCTAGATTTCAACGAAGTTTAATACAGTTAAGGAAGCATTTGCTAGACAATATTCACCTGCAATGAGTACACATATCCTAAACCCACGCAGCACATTCTCCAGCTAAGCTAAGTACATCTTCATTTTATCAGAATTCAAGAGCTGGATTAAGTCGTTGAGTCTACTGCGAAAGTATATGGTCTGTCACAATTTCAAAATCATGTGGACGTTTTTTTTCTGCTCTCTATTAGCTTCCTTCATGCAGCCAGCTTGCAAATAATTGCCAGATGTTTGATCTGTATATGATCtgattattttttgaaaaattttgtttttatttagtaAGGAATCATCTTTCATGGCACCCTCACCTGCTTTCATATTTAGCCCCCACCCACCACCTCACAGACAGACATTTTGCTAATTGTTAACAGATTTGCTCCTGAGTACATGTGGGAGTACAGGTTTCTTGATATTCCATGTATGCATTACTACAAAATTGAACAGGTAGAGTGGGGGTCAGCATATGTTTTTAAAACCTAGCGCGTCATCTATTTGTCTCTATAGTATGTATAAGTCATATGTTGTGTTCCTCTATAAACAtatgaaaaacagtttttcacatgtttattgaTTCTCATATTTTGACACTTAATTCCAGGTTTCCTGTCACATTGTTCATTGTTGCAGGAAATGTTTTCTGGAAAACATTCCCTGCTCTTTCAAAACATCACATGGTGTTTTATTCTGGCCATCACTAATGAGGATATATTGTAAAAGGCACGATAGGCTAAGTGCTGTTACTTGTGTGTGACAATGtttgagttacctcccttacctgtattacaaaaaaaaaaaaaactttagcaGTGACATGAGTGAAACAGTTTAGGGCTAAAATCCTGCCAGTGTTCAAGTGTGGGTGGAAAACCTGTAATTACCTGTAGTTGTGTGTATTTCATATGTGAAATTTCCCATGATTTTCTTATTTTGATTTCTATTATTGATCAGCAGGTGTTCTGCACTAGTCAGCAGGTGGATCAAGATGCAGGTGGTGGTTGTACCTGGAAACGGTGGAGGTGACATTTTCCAAGGAAACTGGTATGGATGGATCTTTCGCAAACTTGGCCAGTTGGGTGTAAACTGTGTCATGAAGAACATGCCAGATCCAGTTATTGCTCGGGAATCTGTGTGGATTCCATTCATGCGAGATGAGTTGAAATGTGGCGAGGATACCATCATCATTGGGCATAGTTCCGGTGCAGAGGCAGCAATGAGATACGCAGAGCAATACACTGTGCATGGAATAATTCTAGTCTCAGCATGTGTCACTGATCTCGGCATTGAGACGGAGAGACAGAGTGGCTATTATAGCAGAGGCTGGGACTGGACTGCCATCAAAAACAATGTGAAGGTCATTGTCCAATTTGGGTCAACAGATGACCCTTTCATTCCATGGTCAGAGCAGGAGGAAGTGGCTAAAGGCCTACAATCAGATTTTTACAAATTTACTGACCGTGGACATTTTATGAATAGCCAGTTTCCAGAACTGCTTGAAGTTGTCAAATCTTTAATCCATGCCGACTTACtagatgaataaaatattttgtataaaatacacatgtattgttGCATGTATGGTTTTTCCCAACCTATAATTATCTTCTGCCATttagtttcctccatccaaaaACCTTATTGATcagtgagtgaaatattcttggccTAGTATAGCGTTAAACATCCAATAGATAAATCATGtccaaataaatagaaaaacaatGCAATAAACAATGTAATAGGCTGCAGTGTACACAGCACTGGCAACTTGCTAGCCATACATTTTAAAGTCACAAAGTGCAGGTTCTTCACAGTTACACATAACATGGCTGAAGTACTGTCCAGACATATTAAATTAGTcaccacataaataaaatttgctgaTTGTTTGCCAGCTTTGATTGTTGTAATGTGGTAATATCTCATGGTTGTGAAAAGTGACTCAGAGTACTGTAGGCCTGCTGATGAGAATGTTTCAGGACTAGAAGCCGAAACTGCTAGAGATCAACATGCAGCTGACATTGCTCCATGCCTGGAAACTGAACTTGGTGAAGGCCTGCAGCTGACACTGCTCCAAGTCTAAGTTAGATTGCTTATAAACGCCTGCGGCTAAGAATGCCCCAGGTCTGGAAACTGAGATTGCTTGAGGCCTGCAGCTGAGAATGCTCGAGGTCTTCAAACACAGGTTGCCGGAGGCCTCCAGCGGAGAATGCTTCAGGCCTGGAAACTGAGATTGCTTGAGGCCCGCAGCTGAGAATGCTCGAGGTCTTCAAACAAAGGTTGCTGGAGGCCTCCAGCTGAGAATGCCCCAGGTCTGGAAACTGAGATTGCTTGAGGCCTGCAGCTGAGAATGCTCGAGGTCTTCAAACAAAGGTTGCCGGAGGCCTCCAGCGGAGAATGCTCCAGGTCTGGAAACTGAGATTGCTTGAGGCCTGCAGCTGAGAATGCTCGAGGTCTTCAAACACAGGTTGCCGGAGGCCTCCAGCAGAGAATGCTTCAGGCCTGGAAACTGAGATTGCTTGAGGCCCGCAGCTGAGAATGCTCGAGGTCTTCAAACAAAGGTTGCCGGAGGCCTCCAGCTGAGAATGCCCCAGGTCTGGAAACTGAGATTGCTTGAGGCCTGCAGCTGAGAATGCTCGAGGTCTTCAAACAAAGGTTGCCGGAGGCCTCCAGCGGAGAATGCTCCAGGTCTGGAAACTGAGATTGCTGGGAGGCCTCCAGCTGAGATTGCTCCAGGCCTGGAAACTGAGATTGCTTGAGGCCTGTAGCTGAGAATGCTCGAGGTCTTCAAACAAAGGTTGCCACAGGCCTCCAGCGGAGAATACTCCAGGCCTGGAAACTGAGATTGCTTGAGGCCTCCAGCTGACATTGCTCCAGGTCTGGAAACTGAGATTGCTTGAGGCCTGCAGCTGAGAATGCTCGAGGTCTTCAAACAAAGGTTGCTGGAGGCCTCCAGCGGAGAATGCTCCAGGCCTGGAAACTGAGATTGCTTGAGGCCTGTAGCTGAGAATGCTCGAGGTCTTCAAACAAAGGTTGCTGGAGGCCTCCAGCGGAGAGTGCTCCAGGCCTGGAAACTCAGATTGCTTGAGGCCTGCAGCTGAGAATGCTTGAGGTCTTCAAACAAAGGTTGTCGGAGGCCTCCAGCAGAGAGTGCTCCAGGCCTGGAAACTCAGATTGCTTGAGGCCTGCAGCTGAGAATGCTCGAGGTCTTCAAACAAAGGTTGCTGGAGGCCTCCAGCGGAGAGTGCTCCAGGCCTGGAAACTGAGATTGCTTGAGGCCTGCAGCTGAGAATGCTCGAGGTCTTCAAACAAAGGTTGCCGCAGGCCTCCAGCAGAGAATGCTCCAGGCCTGGAAACTGAGATTGCTTGAGGCCTCCAGCTGACATTGCTCCAGGTCTGGAAACTGAGATTGCTTGAGGCCTGCAGCTGAGAATGCTCGAGGTCTTCAAACAAAGGTTACTGGGAGGCCTCCAGCGGAGAATGCTCCAGGTCTGGAAACAGATTGCTGGGAGGCCTCCAGCGGAGAATACTCCAGGTCTGGAAACTGAGAGTGCTGGGAAGCCTCCAGCGCAGAATGCTCCAGGTCTGGAAACTCAGATTGCTGGGAGGCCCCCAGCGGAGAATGCTCCAGGTCTGGAAACTCAGATTGCTGGGAGGCCTCCAGCGGAGAATGCTGCAGGTCTGGAAACTCAAATTGCTGGGAGGCCTCCAGCGGAGAATGCTGCAGGTCTGGAAACTGAGATTGCTGGGAGGCCTCCAGCGGAGAATGCTGCAGGTCTGGAAACTGAGATTGCTGGGAGGCCTCCAGCGGAGTATGCTCCAGGTGTGGAAACTCAGATTGCTGGGAGGCCTCCAGTGGAGAATGCACCAGGCCTGGAAACTGAGATTGCTTGAGGCCTGCAGCTAAGAATGCTCGAGGTCTTCAAACAAAGGTTGCTGGAGGCCTCCAGCGGAGAATGCTCCAGGTCTGGAAACTCAGATTGCTGGGAGGCCTCCACCTGAGACAACTAAGACTTTGCAGCTGAGTGGTAACAAGCGTATGGTTGAacaattatttaaataaattgcaTCAGTTGTGAAAGCAAAGCAAATAATAAACTATGCTAAAGTTTTATCTCTACCACAAACACTTTTAAAATGTGTGTACTATGTCTTGACACCTAATCTTGCATGCAGGCTTGTTTATACTGATCAGCAGATTAATTGATGGATGAAATTTGGTGAAATACTGCAAACACTCTGTTTCAGCCCTGTTTCAGTTTATGTAAAGTTAGGTCGATCATATTGTAGataccctacatgtatatgttttgcaGACTAGCTTGTTCAGGTCACAAATTAGAGCTCTCTCACTCCTGGCAAATTCTGAAATGCACTGCTCTGGCTTGCTGCAACTATATTACCCCTTGACTAATGAGATTGTATGGTCAACTCCAACTTTTGCCGCCTCTGCTGCAGCTTGATGTCAGGAAGATTGTCAGTTAGGCCTACCCAGCAATTATATAAGATCGGTGGCAACCTGGTTTCCTTGATCAACTCTTAAACTTAtcacatgaaagaaaaattgttgagtatgatttTTAAATAACCAAATAAGTACATTAACCAAATTGCTgataattttaacagtaaatTGAGACAACCTCTTGAAAGCTATGATATGCATATCTTTTTATATAAAGCAGCACTATAGCTGTCTCAGGCAGGTGTAGAAGTAGCTCTGTTGGGCTGTGatactacatatatgtaatttcaGCCGTACAGAGGTAGCGTAGAAGAGGTGCAGGTATTCAGGTCTAAATAACTGTCCCCCTACCTCCCCGCAAAATGCCCACAAACTAATGTATCCCGTCCACAGATTCTTTTGCATTATAACTGTCACTCATGGTGAACAAGATTAGGTGTCAAGACATAGTACACACATTTTAAAACTTGCTTTGCGAGAACATATACTTTGCAAAACTTATTTGGCGGCAACCGACCACCACAGATTTCTTGTTTGCTTCTTGCTTTTTCTTGCCGATCATTGGCTGTTGCAGTTTGTGACGTAGGAAAATAAGATGTCTGCGCCCAGTGTAACACGTTTTGGATGACAGTCAACTGGAAGAATCaaaccattttaaattttttttggtcattttaatttaattcacacCTGTGATATGGTAGAATTTAGGTCTTGGAAGGCTTGCTGGCCTCGTGAGGGCCAAGTTATAACTTGTAATTGCTTCTAGTCGTCGGTGTTGATAGGGCTGTTGTTGTGGCGTGTAGTACGTGTATGCCCAACTTGTTACCACTACAAAGTATCAGCACCAGAAAGTCATGGGGAAACCCAAGAAACAGAAAGCATCAGCGGTTGCTAGTCAAAGTGCGAAACAGGACAATGTTGATGAAAAAGGTATACACTGAATGCCTTGAGTTTCAAGAAGATTATATTCTCTGATCACGTTTAGAACTGGAGCTGATTGATAGTATAGGATTTTAAAAGTGCctgatttttttgaaaattggaGAACATCTCATGTATCCTAATATGTGTTATTCAAAttctaaaatgtttacataacCCTCATGTACCTTCATTTGTATGTGAGATGTTGGACATCCTGGCACTTCACTCGCACAAGGTAGCATCAAGCAGACaatgaggtgaaagataacatgggagaGTATAGCGATATGGCTGATAATAACCAGAGATGGTAGTTTGTAAGGCAAAAAAACAATGTGCACAGCATATATAAATTGTGAAGGTTAACACGACCTGGTTTCGGACTTATTGAGCCATGAactagagttttaatttttttttgacaatgttTTCAACACCGTGTGTGAGCGAGTAAGTGTGTGGTGCAAGTAAAACTGCAAATGCCCGGATGTCTGCAATCTTGAATATGATGCCAACTAACGCCATAGTTGACACATTCCTTATGCCTATGACTATGTGTTTTAAAGTCTGACTTGAAACAAGAGTCATGATAATGGGGATAAAAACCCAATAGCAAAGGCACCAATCCCAGTCAGCTTTTTCTTTCAACATGGCAAAGCTGATGTTTTGAAACAGTCGGACATTCAGCTAAAGTATACTAACTATGCTGTTATGCCTGTTCAAAAAAATAGTTTGGAAAAATTAAACTGTATATACAGGATTGAGCTTTCTGTAGgtttgtatatctgtatatgtatattggttATGAGCTTCTGAGCTTTTCACTGTTATACGTGCTGCCTGTCAGGTTAACAGGTGTGTTATGTTTGGGTGACAGAAGTAAATAACagttgtttgtcaggtacctaacaaacccaCCTGATTTGAGGCTGTAGCCGAAACATGCAAACTCATTGCTTAAGGCCTCAGCCAGAGTTTTAACAGTCAAATCCAACATgctgatatataatatatcggtatataataaatcaaaccatCTTGCTACTGCTCATTTTCTTGCTATTTGTAACATGTTGTGGACATTTAACCTGTTTCATGCATTCAGGCATAACAATTGTCGGTTTATTTAGGAAAGAAAAACTACTCATTTGCTGCGACCACAGGGGAAGAAATTGACATTGATGGATTACAGAAGGTAATGACACAACTGGCCGATATTGGGTATTAAGTTTGTGcctttcaaatttaaaatgatgagaaaatagtctgtatatgtataacagATTATAATCCATTGTTGTCAAAAGTCTTCTGGAAGACACTATATGTAGATGTGAAATGGTGCTAAAAATTCAATGAAGTGAAAAGTTCAGTGATCTGTGATTCActctgtaaaatgtttttagcTCTTAAAATCAAACATCATAACACTTTGCCTAtgtgaatgttaaaaaaatgtttcagccCCCCATTTTGAATTATGAGTCAATTATTCATTATTgttgcttatttatttgtttatttctttgtatgCCAAAAAAGGTTATCCTCCCACCAGCAATTGAGAAAGATGTATTAGATTTAATACAGGAGAGTCATAAAAACCGTCCACCAGGGGAAGTGTCCAAGAGATTAACATCAAAGAAACTCACAGTAAGCTGAATTATTGTCATTATTGTATCAGTGTTCATACCTATTATTTCTACACACATTAACCAACtctgttcatttttttgacTGCGGGAAATTCTCGCAATTGAATGGGCTAATTGTGCTACATAACCTGGGCGAGTATGAAGTTAATGGGCACACAGGATCCTCAAAATTATACAGCAAGTCAGATCATTATTTTAACCCCATTGTTGTCCAAATATGTTACAAATGCCACTTAAGGACCCTATTAAATCTAGTATCAGAACTAACTCTTAAGACGCTTGAAAAACTAGGTTCAGGGTTTTTATATGTTACACTATTATTATGCAGTATAATAAGCCATTTAAATCTGACATTCTCATGTAGAGATGTGTTCTGCAGTATCTTTGAAATTGCTTATATGTATGCTGCTTTTATAAGCTTATTAAATTAAGATCACTTTACATTTTTTGATGTATAAATAGCTATAAATGTTGAACATTTATTTCAAGTTACCTGGAAAGTGTGAGACTGCACTCTGCATCACATTTCTGCTTTTTTTGTTATTGGACAACAAAATAGGCATAAGCCGTATACCCCTGTTGAACAATAAACTGCGTTGTACATGGGATTTCTGTTTTTTGGTGTTATTGGACAACAAAATGGGCATAAACTGTATATTCCTGTTGAACAGTGAACTGCGCTGTACATGGCATTTCTGTTTCTGGTGTTATTGGACAACAAAATGGGCATAAACCATATACCCCTGTTGAACAATGAACTGCGCTGTACATGGCATTTCTGTTTCTGGTGTTATTGGACAACAAAATGGGCATAAACCATATACCCCTGTTGAACAATGAACTGCGGTGTGGTGAGAAACTTTATTGACTACTTCACTGTTTTTGATAATGCCaatatttgtttcatgttttcatacTGTCAACATTCAACTATTTTGCGTTCCTCCATTTCAGGATGTGTATGAAAGTTTATCACAGACTGGTTTCAAGCATGATCAGATTGAGAAGGCCATGAATCACATAATACCTCTAGGGGGAGACTTGGTGGATGCCCTGGACTGGCTGTGTTTGGTTTACTCCCAATGGTGAGAGCTGGTCTACACAGAATACATTTGTCATTAGAGATGGTGTAGCCTGGGTGGGTCAGTGTGTATTTCACATCAGGCTAGAagctttagtacatgtatgatgtcacCAAACCGCTTGTTAAGCTTGCACAAACTGAGAATTGCTGTTGGTTTGGTTTTTCATTTCAGCAGCAACTATGCAAATAATCAATTTTATAAATCACCTTGTGCGTTGATGTTTCTGTCTGGAGGttagtttttcaaatttttggcaTCCTGTTGTTTCAGATTGTCAGTAAGTTGTTGGTAACTTACCTTATGTCtatggtttaccccaggcaatTCCCAGGCAATTCAGTCCtttatccataaaactgacccccatcgtataagtatCAAACTTAGATAACTACCAATCAATTAATCTTCTGTAGCAATGTTTCCTCTTCCTCTCAGCAGATTCATTGATCTGAGATCTGCTACATGCATGATGCTTTGTTAATACATATACTATGGTATTTTTGACAGACAAACTGCCTGAAGGTTTTTCTGAAACTCTTCAGCAGGAGGAGGTGAAAAAGAGACCAAAGTTTGATGTGGAAAGATTCAGCACAGCACCAGTTCAGCAAATTCCTGTGCATCAGGAAGTCCAACCTTATGAAAAGCCAGCTGTAACTGATACCAAAGTGAGTTGcactacatataaatgtaacagaaattatTGTAGCTGAAAGTTGTCtcccaccaccataatgctgatcacaAATTCCTGAGTACGATGAAAAACACCaaccagaaaaataaataaattgttgtggCCATCCTATCCTGTACAAAACCAAAGGACATTGTATATAATGAggaggcggcatattttttaatcccgcGAGGTGGCACGAATGTGAAGCAGGAtgtcaaaaatggattgtaaCGTAACGTCTACGCCATTACAATAGATCAGATTATTTTTTGTAACAtcgtactgtctttaatgtgacgtcatcatgatgagctgggaaaggacATCTGAGGTCAATAAAATTACATCAAGGCCCTGCTACCagctgagctggacttggactcacaatgaccgcattggtgagaggctcctaggtgaTTATGCTGCGCTGATgcgttaaccaactgaaccacagaaGCCCACTCGTGATTAGAgatggaaaaacttcctgtgacgtcagagttcctaaactctgagaGGATtttccataaagcccaccaattcagatgtttgaatgcctttatcTCTCTTCACAAAGAAAGTGGCATAGtacgcatagttttaagtgttCTGCTTTGTGATGCccactttgatttttagaggtcttttccttgaACAAAGTGTATTTTCTCCTGTGGAACAGGCGTCGTCTGGAGCCATGAAGGACTGGATATTACAGTATGCTGGTCACACTTCAGAGGAGGAAGAAGAGGGTCCAGAGGAAGAGACTTCTGGCAAGACGCTTGATCCAGTAAGGAAAAAATcaagttctgttttttttttttttttttttttttttgcgttgaAATATTGTATTGAAACAGCATGAACATTTGCCTGAGCTCTTTTTGAAGTTGGAATTGTTATTTTCAGATTGTGCATCAATTACATTTACAAAATACTATGGCATGTGATGTTTTAGAATGAGAAGTATTTGGAACTGACAGCCAGACTTCTGGACGCACGATCACAAGCTGGTCAGGCTAAACAGGAAGGCAACAAGAAGGGTCAGAAGGAGGCATCTTCTCTTATCAGGAAGCTTACTTTGGGTTAGTATGTACTCATCAAGTGCGCCCCAGTAAACATGTGTTGGTGGGGAACCATCCTGTTAGAGAATCTTATATTTTGGAGTGTACTTTCCAGGTAATAACACATCTTGCTCAGTGGGTTGGATTCCCCCATGTTACATGGTAAACTGCAAATTGTAATTGTCATTCCCATACTGTTGTTACACGGTTGTTCTTATTATGCCCACAAAAGAGGAGGGGTATATAGCacttcatttcttcatttgtcaATGGTTTGGATTTTCTGTGATTTACCCACATTTATGTCTCGTATGCCCAGActctaaaaataaaagaattgaTTTGAATTGATGATCTTCTTGTCAGAAACTTATTCATAACTCATAACAAGTGTTTCATGTCTTTAAAACTATATagaatgttttccttttttggtgcaatgttttattcatgttttaatatttcaacttaGGACTTGTTAGAAGATAAAACTTTACATTTGTCAATATTcatcttattattttttgtgttctttgttCAGAAATGGATGTACTTGAGTGTCATGCTAACTTCAACCCTGCCATTAAGATCAAGGATATTGATAAAGAGAAAGATAAACCACCACATGTTAACCCTGTGGGTGGGGCAGATGCTGGGGCAGGTCCAGGGGCAGACGATGACGACTCACCCATGGATATGTCTGCGCTATTTGCTGAATCAGAGGATAAGCCAAAACCAGGTAACTGATatcagtgttgttttttttcactgatcAGGATAAATAATCCACATGCATGAAACACAGTAGctgacagaaatatttttgaaactttCAACAGTGTTCACAGGCAACCTTTAATAAAAATTGAGTACTTGTTAGGATCCAGAAAATGAGCTTTGTAGTTTGAAAGTTTAGGgccatttttgatgttttgttttttctgactCTTACCAATCTTGTGCTGGCTCAGGCATTTTATGTGTTAGCTCTCATTGAACATATGGCCCTTTAAAATGACAGCGCTATTCGAGATCTAACTGTGTACATTGATGCTCAAAGTCAGGGGGTTCATCAGTTTTTATCTCTGTACAATCCGGTTTACTCCATCCATAAACGTGGCCGTTGTCAGTGACATAAGGAAAACCTCTTGAGCTtgaaactaatcaaataaataaatatatataagtttTGCACAAGCATATTAACGGTATAGGATGTATAGGATATATTTCACTGTTGAGGGTATTTTGGTCATGTCCTATTTCAGTCCTTTCAGTCTTGAACCCATGCCTTCTGTTGCCTCTAACCATTCTGCCAAGGCAGGGCAGGATAACAGAGAAATTAGTAGGCATTAAATgctaatcaaaacaaaaaaatgtggaGGTATAATTTAGAAAAATGTCTTCACCCAGTGAAGAATCCAGCAGTGAAGAAGGAAGCGTTGGACATTCGAAACTTTGAGTATACACGTCAGCAGTGGACAGGTAAATCTCCAAAACAATTCCTGATAGACTGGGTGAGAAAACACCTGccccaaagtaaaccaccatCCTACAAGAAAACCCAGGTGCGAGGGAACCTCCATAAGTGCCAGTAAGTGCAATGTCTCCTACACACATGCAGTCTCATATAGTCATATGTGCTGAGAATGTTTTTTGCTCGCCTGGTTGGTAATGATTATGGCATGTAAAAATGATGTACATCAAACCATAAAAAATCTAGTGCCTTTATAAACTAAGTAGTCAGGTTATCgcacagtgaaaatatttctaTAAAACTTTCCTCCCTGTCCGAGTCAGTTTTGATTGATGGTTTGTACCTGGTTGACTTTGAGAACAAAGTAAATAAGAACAGATTTACCTTTATTACTCATTTCTTAAGAAAACAAGTTGGAACTGCATgtaagctcatgctggcttcctgtctatttgtacgtggaaaggtctgcagcaacctgcagatagtcgtgggtttcccccgcacTCTGCGCGgcttcctcctgccataatgctggccgctgtagtataagtgaagtattcttgattacagcataaaacaccattcaaataaacaaaataagtaaacaGAACAGCATTtgtcatatcagtttaataggaggtttatcaggtacttAGCCAAAGTTAGGTGGTTTACAATGGACTTCgccgtttcctccacccataaactgacCCCTGTCATGTAAGGAGAAAATTCTTTCGTATAAAGTTAAACATCAATCGaattaatacataatacattacCAAAGTATTGGTAAAGAAGCCTGTGCAAACATGATACAGTATGTTTCCCTGTACTGTATACTGATGTGTGCAATTGAATGTCTGCTTGGTATACATGCTGTGTAAATATGACTTCTCCCATTTCTCAGGGTAACAGTACAGAGAAAGAAGACAGGAGATCTGATTGTCACGCCTGAGATCTTGTGTGAGAACAGTAAAGATGCTGAACACCTTGGCTGTACATTGGCTCTCTACCACCTGTGTAAAGGCCAGGTatgaatttgtttcatttgaaacAACAGGCTCTTTACACAACAAATCATTAGCTTTTCAACCTAACTAGATTTGAAGTTGTAATGTGACCTTATTATGTGTATGTTCCTGGCTTTAATGTCTTTCAGATCTGATGTTTGGGCTCTTCATGTCACCTTGAACTAAAGTTGTGTATTGGCCTCAGTTCGGCTGTGGCATCAAGCCGAGAGGCTTTCCCCAGGTTACTCTGGCACTGCaatatgttaaaaattttaTATCAACATGTTGATGACAAATGATGATGTATTAATGtaacattgttttgaaaatttcctTTGCAGTCTGTGTATCAACTTCTTCCTCCACCATATCGTGATGTCTGGCTGGAGTGGGAAGGAGCAGAAAAGAAGGAGAAAGAAGCCAAGAAATCTGAGAAAAACAAGGT
Encoded proteins:
- the LOC135463716 gene encoding serine hydrolase RBBP9-like; this encodes MTKYRCSALVSRWIKMQVVVVPGNGGGDIFQGNWYGWIFRKLGQLGVNCVMKNMPDPVIARESVWIPFMRDELKCGEDTIIIGHSSGAEAAMRYAEQYTVHGIILVSACVTDLGIETERQSGYYSRGWDWTAIKNNVKVIVQFGSTDDPFIPWSEQEEVAKGLQSDFYKFTDRGHFMNSQFPELLEVVKSLIHADLLDE